A region of Siniperca chuatsi isolate FFG_IHB_CAS linkage group LG23, ASM2008510v1, whole genome shotgun sequence DNA encodes the following proteins:
- the LOC122871598 gene encoding sodium- and chloride-dependent GABA transporter 2-like isoform X2, producing MQGDAAKAGLPNGSSQAKDLLPPSEEKMEERGQWSNKLEFILSVAGSIIGLGNMWRFPYLCYKNGGGAFLIPYLIFLFTCGVPVFFLETALGQYTSEGGITCWRKISPLFEGLGYGTQVIVTLLNFYYIIVLAWGIFYLSFSFSWDLAWSSCNNTWNTENCVEFQRRNTSINQTLNLNVTSPVIEFWERRALRISPGIDHMGSLNWDLALCLFIAWVMCYFCIWKGVKSTGKVVYFTATFPYLMLIVLLIRGLTLPGAGIGIQFYLYPDLGRLADPQVWMDAGTQIFFSYAICLGSLTALGSYNKYNNNCYRDCLALCFLNSGTSFVAGFAIFSILGFMSFEQNVPISEVAESGPGLAFIAYPRAVSMMPFSPLWAALFFIMIVFLGLDSQFVCVESLVTAVVDMYPAVFRRKNRRELFLLAVSLFSFFMGLIMLMEGGMYVFQLFDYYAASGMCLLFMSIFETVCIAWVYGADRFYDNIEDMIGYRPGPYIKYCWLFFTPATCIGTFAFSLIKYTPLKYNNEYVYPWWGYVIGWLLALSSMVCIPLWMVYKISTTQGTLRERIQLLITPSDGLPKTKREQERLLAIFAPEGDATMTRNGYYPVSERDSNL from the exons ATGCAAG GAGACGCTGCCAAAGCAGGCCTCCCCAATGGCTCCAGCCAAGCCAAGGACCTGCTGCCCCCCTcggaggagaagatggaggagcGGGGCCAGTGGAGCAACAAGTTAGAGTTTATTCTGTCAGTCGCCGGCTCCATCATCGGCCTGGGCAACATGTGGCGCTTCCCTTACCTCTGCTACAAGAACGGAGGAG GTGCCTTCCTCATCCCCTACCTGATCTTCCTGTTCACCTGTGGCGTTCCCGTCTTCTTCCTGGAGACGGCCCTGGGCCAGTACACCAGCGAGGGGGGCATTACCTGCTGGAGAAAAATCAGTCCCTTGTTTGAAG GTCTTGGCTATGGCACCCAGGTGATAGTGACTCTGCTGAACTTCTACTACATCATTGTTCTGGCCTGGGGGATTTTCTACctgtctttctccttctcctgggACCTGGCCTGGTCGTCCTGCAACAACACATGGAACACAG AAAACTGTGTGGAGTTTCAGAGGAGAAACACCTCAATCAACCAAACTCTCAACCTAAACGTCACGTCTCCTGTCATCGAGTTCTGGGA GAGAAGAGCGCTGAGGATTTCCCCAGGCATTGACCACATGGGCTCTCTGAACTGGGACCTGGCCCTGTGTCTGTTCATCGCCTGGGTCATGTGCTACTTCTGCATCTGGAAGGGGGTGAAATCCACGGGAAAG GTGGTCTACTTCACTGCGACCTTCCCCTATCTGATGCTGATTGTGCTGTTGATCCGAGGGCTCACCCTGCCTGGTGCTGGGATCGGCATCCAGTTCTACCTTTATCCAGACCTAGGACGACTTGCGGACCCACAG GTGTGGATGGATGCTGGCACCCAGATCTTCTTCTCCTACGCCATCTGTTTAGGGTCGCTGACTGCTCTGGGGAgctacaacaaatacaacaataacTGTTACAG AGATTGCTTGGCGCTGTGCTTTCTGAACAGTGGCACCAGCTTTGTGGCAGGCTTTGCAATCTTCTCCATCCTGGGTTTCATGTCTTTTGAACAGAATGTTCCCATCTCAGAAGTGGCAGAATCTG GTCCTGGCCTGGCCTTCATTGCTTACCCCCGTGCTGTGAGCATGAtgcctttctctcctctgtgggCAGCCCTCTTCTTCATCATGATTGTTTTTCTGGGGCTTGACAGCCAG TTTGTGTGCGTCGAGAGCCTTGTGACGGCGGTAGTCGACATGTACCCTGCTGTGTTCCGACGTAAAAACCGCAGGGAGCTCTTCCTGTTAGCTGTTagcctcttctccttcttcatGGGGCTCATCATGCTGATGGAG GGGGGAATGTATGTCTTCCAGCTTTTTGATTACTATGCAGCCAGTGGCATGTGTCTTCTCTTCATGTCCATCTTTGAGACTGTCTGCATTGCGTGGGTCTATG GTGCAGATCGCTTTTATGATAACATTGAGGACATGATTGGCTACCGCCCAGGACCTTACATCAAGTACTGTTGGTTGTTCTTCACCCCAGCCACGTGCATC GGTACCTTTGCCTTCTCCCTCATCAAATACACTCCTCTCAAGTACAACAATGAGTACGTGTACCCGTGGTGGGGCTATGTCATTGGCTGGCTGCTCGCTCTCTCCTCCATGGTCTGCATCCCGCTTTGGATGGTGTACAAGATCAGCACCACCCAGGGGACACTCAGAGAG CGCATCCAGCTGCTCATCACACCATCTGACGGCTTACCCAAAACCAAGAGGGAGCAGGAGAGGTTACTGGCCATCTTTGCTCCTGAGGGAGATGCCACCATGACCAGAAATGGCTACTATCCTGTCTCAGAGAGAGACTCCAACTTATGA
- the LOC122871353 gene encoding ubiquitin carboxyl-terminal hydrolase 15-like isoform X5, translating into MAEGGAADLDTQRGEVAALLKTQLRKGDTWYLVDSHWFKQWKKYVGYDSWDKYQMGDQNVYPGPVDNSGLLRDGDVLAIKEHLIDELDYILVPTEGWNKLVSWYGLTDGQEPIARKVVEQGMFVKHCKVEVYLTELKLCEDSNMDNVITRRFSKADTIDMIEKDMRKLFSIPDEKETRLWNRYMSNTFEPLNKPDSTIQDAGLYQGQVLVIEQKSEDGTWPRGSTAPKSSGASNLSALPKISPSSLTNNHNSSFNSRNFDSSSLEHPCCC; encoded by the exons ATGGCGGAAGGAGGAGCGGCAGATCTGGATACCCAGAGAGGAGAGGTTGCGGCACTGTTGAAAACACAGCTAAGAAAGGGAGACACTTG GTACCTTGTGGACAGTCATTGGTTCAAACAGTGGAAGAAATATGTGGGATATGACAGTTGGGACAAATACCAGATGGGTGACCAGAATGTCTACCCAGGACCAGTTGATAACTCTGGTCTTCTCAGAG ATGGGGATGTGCTGGCCATCAAGGAGCACCTCATCGATGAGCTTGACTACATCTTGGTCCCAACAGAGGGCTGGAATAAGCTCGTCAGCTGGTATGGATTGACAGATGGCCAAGAGCCAATTGCACGCAAG GTGGTGGAACAGGGTATGTTTGTGAAGCACTGCAAGGTGGAGGTGTACCTGACGGAGCTGAAGCTCTGTGAAGACAGCAACATGGACAATGTGATCACCAGACGCTTCAGTAAAGCTGACACAATAG ACATGATAGAGAAGGACATGAGGAAGCTGTTCAGCATCCCTGATGAGAAGGAGACCAGGCTGTGGAACAGGTACATGAGCAACACCTTTGAGCCTCTCAACAAACCCGACAGCACCATTCAAGACGCCGGCCTCTACCAAGGACAG GTTCTCGTAATAGAGCAGAAGAGTGAGGATGGCACATGGCCCCGAGGCTCCACGGCACCCAA GTCATCTGGTGCTTCCAATCTCTCTGCTTTGCCAAAGATCTCGCCTTCATCTCTCACAAACAATCATAACAGCAGCTTCAACAGCAGGAA CTTCGATAGCAGTAGTCTTGAGCATccttgctgctgctga
- the LOC122871598 gene encoding sodium- and chloride-dependent GABA transporter 2-like isoform X1 has product MQGDAAKAGLPNGSSQAKDLLPPSEEKMEERGQWSNKLEFILSVAGSIIGLGNMWRFPYLCYKNGGGAFLIPYLIFLFTCGVPVFFLETALGQYTSEGGITCWRKISPLFEGLGYGTQVIVTLLNFYYIIVLAWGIFYLSFSFSWDLAWSSCNNTWNTGNKCASSYIRSSSNVFDAFLHFALCPPENCVEFQRRNTSINQTLNLNVTSPVIEFWERRALRISPGIDHMGSLNWDLALCLFIAWVMCYFCIWKGVKSTGKVVYFTATFPYLMLIVLLIRGLTLPGAGIGIQFYLYPDLGRLADPQVWMDAGTQIFFSYAICLGSLTALGSYNKYNNNCYRDCLALCFLNSGTSFVAGFAIFSILGFMSFEQNVPISEVAESGPGLAFIAYPRAVSMMPFSPLWAALFFIMIVFLGLDSQFVCVESLVTAVVDMYPAVFRRKNRRELFLLAVSLFSFFMGLIMLMEGGMYVFQLFDYYAASGMCLLFMSIFETVCIAWVYGADRFYDNIEDMIGYRPGPYIKYCWLFFTPATCIGTFAFSLIKYTPLKYNNEYVYPWWGYVIGWLLALSSMVCIPLWMVYKISTTQGTLRERIQLLITPSDGLPKTKREQERLLAIFAPEGDATMTRNGYYPVSERDSNL; this is encoded by the exons ATGCAAG GAGACGCTGCCAAAGCAGGCCTCCCCAATGGCTCCAGCCAAGCCAAGGACCTGCTGCCCCCCTcggaggagaagatggaggagcGGGGCCAGTGGAGCAACAAGTTAGAGTTTATTCTGTCAGTCGCCGGCTCCATCATCGGCCTGGGCAACATGTGGCGCTTCCCTTACCTCTGCTACAAGAACGGAGGAG GTGCCTTCCTCATCCCCTACCTGATCTTCCTGTTCACCTGTGGCGTTCCCGTCTTCTTCCTGGAGACGGCCCTGGGCCAGTACACCAGCGAGGGGGGCATTACCTGCTGGAGAAAAATCAGTCCCTTGTTTGAAG GTCTTGGCTATGGCACCCAGGTGATAGTGACTCTGCTGAACTTCTACTACATCATTGTTCTGGCCTGGGGGATTTTCTACctgtctttctccttctcctgggACCTGGCCTGGTCGTCCTGCAACAACACATGGAACACAGGTAACAAATGTGCTTCAAGCTACATCAGAAGTTCCTCCAATGTTTTTGACGCGTTTCTACATTTTGCTCTTTGTCCCCCAGAAAACTGTGTGGAGTTTCAGAGGAGAAACACCTCAATCAACCAAACTCTCAACCTAAACGTCACGTCTCCTGTCATCGAGTTCTGGGA GAGAAGAGCGCTGAGGATTTCCCCAGGCATTGACCACATGGGCTCTCTGAACTGGGACCTGGCCCTGTGTCTGTTCATCGCCTGGGTCATGTGCTACTTCTGCATCTGGAAGGGGGTGAAATCCACGGGAAAG GTGGTCTACTTCACTGCGACCTTCCCCTATCTGATGCTGATTGTGCTGTTGATCCGAGGGCTCACCCTGCCTGGTGCTGGGATCGGCATCCAGTTCTACCTTTATCCAGACCTAGGACGACTTGCGGACCCACAG GTGTGGATGGATGCTGGCACCCAGATCTTCTTCTCCTACGCCATCTGTTTAGGGTCGCTGACTGCTCTGGGGAgctacaacaaatacaacaataacTGTTACAG AGATTGCTTGGCGCTGTGCTTTCTGAACAGTGGCACCAGCTTTGTGGCAGGCTTTGCAATCTTCTCCATCCTGGGTTTCATGTCTTTTGAACAGAATGTTCCCATCTCAGAAGTGGCAGAATCTG GTCCTGGCCTGGCCTTCATTGCTTACCCCCGTGCTGTGAGCATGAtgcctttctctcctctgtgggCAGCCCTCTTCTTCATCATGATTGTTTTTCTGGGGCTTGACAGCCAG TTTGTGTGCGTCGAGAGCCTTGTGACGGCGGTAGTCGACATGTACCCTGCTGTGTTCCGACGTAAAAACCGCAGGGAGCTCTTCCTGTTAGCTGTTagcctcttctccttcttcatGGGGCTCATCATGCTGATGGAG GGGGGAATGTATGTCTTCCAGCTTTTTGATTACTATGCAGCCAGTGGCATGTGTCTTCTCTTCATGTCCATCTTTGAGACTGTCTGCATTGCGTGGGTCTATG GTGCAGATCGCTTTTATGATAACATTGAGGACATGATTGGCTACCGCCCAGGACCTTACATCAAGTACTGTTGGTTGTTCTTCACCCCAGCCACGTGCATC GGTACCTTTGCCTTCTCCCTCATCAAATACACTCCTCTCAAGTACAACAATGAGTACGTGTACCCGTGGTGGGGCTATGTCATTGGCTGGCTGCTCGCTCTCTCCTCCATGGTCTGCATCCCGCTTTGGATGGTGTACAAGATCAGCACCACCCAGGGGACACTCAGAGAG CGCATCCAGCTGCTCATCACACCATCTGACGGCTTACCCAAAACCAAGAGGGAGCAGGAGAGGTTACTGGCCATCTTTGCTCCTGAGGGAGATGCCACCATGACCAGAAATGGCTACTATCCTGTCTCAGAGAGAGACTCCAACTTATGA